A single genomic interval of Candidatus Cloacimonadota bacterium harbors:
- a CDS encoding transposase — MRSRYKFEKIPGNIYFVTFTVIGHIPIFTNSLYNNILINNFKFYQEHENLKIFYYVIMDNHLHLIVRHDHDVSKVIKNYKSFTAKEMIKSLHKDKREWILYLLKYYKKQHKQNSTYQFWEEGSHPKLISDTKMLYQKIGYIHRNPVKRGLVAKPEDWYYSSAKNNAGLDNCFEIDELQ; from the coding sequence ATGCGAAGCAGATATAAATTTGAAAAAATTCCCGGAAATATTTATTTTGTAACATTTACTGTAATTGGGCATATTCCGATTTTCACAAATTCACTCTACAACAATATTCTCATTAATAATTTTAAATTTTATCAAGAGCATGAAAACTTAAAAATATTTTATTATGTGATTATGGACAACCATCTTCATCTGATTGTCAGACACGATCACGATGTCAGCAAGGTAATCAAAAATTATAAAAGTTTCACCGCAAAAGAAATGATAAAATCATTACATAAAGATAAACGAGAATGGATTTTGTATTTGCTGAAATATTACAAAAAGCAACACAAACAGAATTCGACTTATCAATTTTGGGAAGAAGGCAGCCATCCCAAGCTGATTTCAGATACGAAAATGCTTTATCAAAAAATTGGATATATTCATCGTAATCCCGTAAAAAGAGGATTAGTAGCCAAACCGGAGGATTGGTATTATTCGAGTGCCAAAAATAATGCAGGTTTAGATAATTGTTTTGAAATTGATGAGTTGCAGTAA